In Meiothermus ruber DSM 1279, the following proteins share a genomic window:
- a CDS encoding acyltransferase family protein: protein MIAQPSTAIAVESKNKATPAGARLLALDGLRGLTVFLMLLVNNLALQEATPDQLVHAPFGGVTLADLVFPWFLFCMGAAIPYAASSFDKQKLPLWRRLLRILRRTSLIFLLGLFLTSALARTPVFALGVLQLIALAYCLAALFYLISPRPAFLFAVAAGLLVGYWAAIRFVPIPGAGPGIFEEDRNLLLHLNRTYLEPLGLRGLLSTIPTAALALLGAMVAQVLRNGGKDPVEVKRPGPRSAGFREALAAYRPLLQLLLLGSAMTGLGYGWSLELPFSKAFWTPPYILFSAGLATLLIGAFYLLFDLRRWTWLAFPFLVFGSNALLAYILPILFKVWVLQGWTVSLNGARVSLQEAWLNWHVAHSGVVVGGWTYTLLFILAWWLVFWWFYARKIFFKV, encoded by the coding sequence ATGATAGCCCAACCGAGCACCGCCATAGCGGTGGAATCCAAAAATAAAGCAACGCCAGCTGGGGCCCGGCTGCTGGCTTTGGACGGGCTGCGGGGCTTGACGGTTTTCTTGATGCTTTTGGTCAACAACCTCGCGCTTCAGGAGGCCACGCCCGACCAGCTCGTGCACGCCCCGTTTGGCGGGGTGACACTGGCCGATCTGGTGTTCCCGTGGTTCCTGTTCTGCATGGGGGCGGCCATCCCGTATGCGGCCTCGAGCTTCGATAAACAAAAGCTTCCGTTGTGGCGCAGGCTGCTTCGCATCCTCAGGCGCACGAGCCTGATTTTTTTGCTGGGCCTCTTCCTGACCAGCGCCCTGGCCCGCACCCCGGTCTTCGCGCTGGGGGTCTTGCAGCTCATCGCGCTGGCCTACTGCCTGGCCGCGCTTTTTTACCTGATCTCCCCCCGGCCTGCCTTCCTGTTTGCGGTCGCAGCAGGGCTTTTGGTGGGCTACTGGGCGGCCATCCGCTTTGTTCCCATCCCCGGCGCGGGGCCGGGCATCTTCGAGGAAGACCGCAACCTGTTGCTGCACCTGAACAGGACCTACCTCGAGCCCCTTGGTCTGCGCGGGCTGCTTTCGACCATACCCACAGCGGCGCTGGCCCTGCTGGGGGCGATGGTGGCGCAGGTGCTAAGAAACGGGGGAAAGGACCCAGTGGAAGTTAAGCGGCCAGGCCCCCGGTCTGCTGGCTTTCGGGAAGCCCTGGCTGCCTACCGTCCGCTGCTCCAGCTCCTCTTGCTGGGCAGCGCAATGACCGGGCTGGGGTATGGCTGGAGCCTCGAGCTGCCCTTCTCCAAAGCCTTCTGGACACCACCCTACATCCTTTTTAGCGCCGGGCTGGCGACGCTTTTGATCGGGGCGTTTTACCTGCTGTTCGACCTCAGGAGATGGACATGGCTGGCCTTCCCGTTCTTGGTATTCGGGTCGAACGCGCTGCTGGCCTATATCCTGCCGATTTTGTTCAAGGTCTGGGTGTTGCAGGGCTGGACGGTCTCGCTGAACGGAGCGCGGGTCAGCCTGCAGGAGGCCTGGCTCAACTGGCACGTGGCCCACAGCGGGGTGGTGGTGGGGGGGTGGACGTACACGCTGCTCTTCATCCTGGCCTGGTGGCTGGTGTTCTGGTGGTTTTACGCCCGCAAAATTTTCTTTAAAGTCTAG
- a CDS encoding TSUP family transporter, translating to MDFLLALLIGTAAGVLSGFFGIGGGVVVVPALVLLLGLSQLQATATSLAALLLPVGILGVLNYYRVGAVNLPVAGLLALGLLVGTYFGSRVALTLPEAVLRRGFAILLILVALQLLLRR from the coding sequence GTGGACTTTTTGTTAGCACTCTTGATCGGCACAGCAGCAGGTGTCCTATCGGGCTTTTTTGGCATTGGGGGCGGGGTCGTGGTGGTGCCTGCCCTGGTTTTGCTGCTGGGCCTGAGCCAGCTCCAGGCCACCGCCACCTCGCTGGCAGCGCTGCTACTGCCGGTGGGGATTCTGGGCGTGCTCAACTACTACCGGGTGGGGGCGGTCAACCTGCCGGTGGCGGGCCTGCTGGCACTGGGGTTGCTGGTGGGCACTTATTTTGGTTCTCGCGTGGCCCTGACGCTGCCGGAGGCCGTGCTGCGCCGGGGCTTTGCCATCCTGCTGATCCTGGTCGCACTCCAGCTTTTGCTGCGCCGCTGA
- a CDS encoding response regulator transcription factor: protein MCPLADYPGAEISLGVRLLIVEDEPSLASTLKESLSAQGFQVTLAASRSEAEALVWEQPFDLLLFDVMLPEGPEAGFELAQALRESGFHQPILFLTAREALPDRVRGLEWGDDYLPKPFALAELVARLKALGRRGEIKPQVLQISPQVELALEHRQVRRQGELVRLTAKEYLVLELLALNKGRVFTREEILERIWGPGFEADSNLIDVYVKNLRKRLGEDVIETVRGVGYRLGE, encoded by the coding sequence ATGTGCCCGCTAGCCGATTATCCAGGGGCCGAGATAAGCTTAGGTGTGCGTTTGTTAATCGTCGAAGACGAGCCCAGCCTGGCCTCCACCCTGAAGGAAAGCCTCTCGGCCCAGGGCTTCCAGGTTACCCTGGCGGCTTCCAGGTCTGAAGCCGAGGCCCTGGTGTGGGAGCAGCCCTTTGACCTGCTTTTATTCGACGTGATGCTGCCCGAGGGGCCGGAGGCCGGCTTTGAGCTGGCCCAGGCCTTGCGCGAGTCGGGCTTTCATCAGCCCATTCTCTTCCTCACCGCCCGCGAGGCCCTGCCCGACCGGGTGCGGGGCCTCGAGTGGGGCGACGATTACCTGCCCAAGCCCTTTGCCCTGGCCGAGTTGGTGGCCCGCCTTAAGGCCCTGGGGCGGCGTGGGGAGATCAAGCCGCAGGTTTTGCAAATTTCACCCCAGGTCGAACTGGCCCTGGAGCACCGCCAGGTGCGGCGACAGGGTGAGCTGGTGCGCCTTACCGCAAAGGAATACCTGGTCTTGGAGCTGCTGGCCCTCAACAAGGGCCGGGTCTTTACCCGTGAGGAGATCCTCGAGCGCATTTGGGGGCCGGGCTTCGAGGCCGACTCCAACCTTATAGATGTGTACGTCAAGAACCTTCGCAAACGCCTTGGTGAGGATGTCATCGAGACGGTGCGAGGAGTAGGATATCGACTGGGAGAGTGA
- a CDS encoding type II secretion system protein, translating to MRTNGFTLIELAIVIVIIGVLAAVAVPRYIDMTTQARQAQREATLSSIRSAYAIYLARNGGNPPNWTQLVANLDANTQLKFNGGSAYMDYDNNNAVATTGERVALLYSNDTCTTLVTNATTPIRCVRNGIN from the coding sequence ATGCGTACAAATGGTTTTACCCTGATTGAGTTGGCCATCGTTATTGTGATCATTGGTGTTCTGGCAGCCGTGGCGGTGCCCCGTTACATCGACATGACCACCCAGGCCCGCCAGGCCCAACGCGAGGCGACCCTATCCAGTATTCGTTCAGCTTACGCGATTTATCTAGCGCGGAACGGTGGCAATCCGCCCAACTGGACGCAGCTGGTGGCCAATCTGGATGCCAACACCCAGTTAAAGTTTAATGGCGGTAGCGCTTACATGGACTACGATAACAACAACGCTGTGGCCACCACTGGCGAACGGGTAGCCCTGCTTTATAGCAACGACACCTGCACGACGCTGGTTACCAACGCTACGACTCCCATCCGTTGCGTACGCAATGGTATCAACTAA
- a CDS encoding prepilin-type N-terminal cleavage/methylation domain-containing protein — protein MNSRGFNLLEVVVALLLMGVAATGVLAVSQVLQSSQEPDLQTGAALETLLEASPATIAACPNHTSILLGNHTFSVCRESIVQNGLGYTRMVTTLRSGPYHLTRIRVTNP, from the coding sequence GTGAACTCTCGAGGATTCAATCTGTTGGAGGTGGTGGTGGCCCTGCTGCTGATGGGCGTGGCTGCTACGGGGGTGCTGGCTGTGTCGCAGGTTTTGCAGAGCAGCCAGGAGCCGGATCTGCAAACCGGGGCCGCATTAGAGACCCTTCTGGAGGCCTCCCCGGCAACCATTGCGGCCTGTCCCAACCATACCTCCATTCTTCTAGGTAACCATACGTTTTCCGTCTGCCGCGAAAGTATTGTGCAGAACGGATTGGGGTACACTCGTATGGTAACCACCCTGCGGTCGGGGCCGTACCATCTGACCCGGATTCGTGTGACCAACCCCTAG
- a CDS encoding GspE/PulE family protein, with protein MEKLKLGELLVRLGKLTPEQLSMALEEQQRRQEPLGQVLLQKGWIRESELYQVLADQQRAPLISLEAVEIQPEALNLLDRRFAREKQVLPLRLDGARLHVAMAHPADLALLDELRFRTGKEIVPYLASDREILQTLDDLLQPQQSLGAVQMEARPGPDLTIEQAPAIELADELVRKALGARASDLHLEPQESYVRVRIRVDGVLQEIHRLDKGLEAPLVARFKVLAGMDIAEKRRPQDGHFTYTFGNRRHELRIASVGTLFGERLTVRIIYPDAVRRGLADLGMLPEDLKRFEGLLRSTSGILLVTGPTGSGKTTTLYAAMQHLYTSEKCFLTIEDPVEVPLEGISQIPVQPKIDLDFGEALRSVLRQDPDVILVGEIRDRTTIDTALRAALTGHLVLATLHANDALSTPIRLLEMGAEPYLVGATLLGVVAQRLVRQVCPQCAEACPTPTEARLLWGEAAPVHEYRGQGCAYCRGTGFSGRMGLYEIYSLDQEARHLIASGGSLAELQARAASSQHKDLWAKALVAVRDGRTTTSEVLRALGWREV; from the coding sequence TTGGAGAAACTCAAGCTCGGTGAGCTGCTGGTTAGGCTGGGAAAGCTCACGCCAGAGCAGCTTTCCATGGCCCTGGAGGAGCAGCAAAGGCGGCAGGAACCATTGGGGCAGGTGTTGCTCCAGAAGGGCTGGATACGCGAATCCGAGCTGTACCAGGTTTTGGCTGATCAACAGCGAGCGCCGTTGATTAGCCTTGAGGCGGTCGAAATACAGCCGGAAGCCCTAAACCTTCTGGATCGGCGTTTTGCTCGTGAGAAGCAGGTGCTGCCTCTGCGCCTGGATGGGGCTCGCCTACACGTGGCGATGGCCCACCCTGCCGACCTGGCTTTGCTGGATGAGCTGCGCTTTCGTACCGGTAAGGAGATCGTGCCTTACCTAGCCTCTGACCGGGAAATTTTGCAGACACTGGACGATTTGTTGCAACCCCAGCAGTCCCTCGGTGCCGTGCAAATGGAGGCTCGACCAGGCCCCGATCTGACCATCGAGCAAGCGCCCGCGATCGAGCTGGCCGATGAGCTGGTGCGCAAGGCCCTGGGTGCGCGGGCCAGTGATTTGCACTTAGAGCCCCAGGAAAGCTATGTCCGGGTGCGTATCCGGGTGGACGGGGTTTTGCAGGAGATTCACAGGCTGGATAAGGGGTTGGAGGCCCCCCTGGTGGCCCGCTTCAAGGTGCTGGCTGGTATGGATATTGCAGAAAAGCGGCGGCCGCAGGATGGGCACTTTACCTACACCTTCGGCAATCGCCGCCATGAACTGCGCATAGCCAGCGTGGGCACACTTTTTGGCGAACGTCTGACGGTGCGCATTATCTACCCCGATGCGGTGCGGCGGGGGTTGGCCGATCTGGGGATGCTACCGGAGGATCTGAAGCGCTTTGAAGGGCTGCTGCGTTCCACCAGCGGTATTCTGCTGGTGACCGGCCCCACCGGCAGCGGCAAGACCACCACCCTCTACGCCGCTATGCAGCACCTGTACACTTCGGAGAAGTGTTTTCTGACCATTGAAGATCCGGTCGAGGTGCCCCTCGAGGGAATCAGCCAGATTCCTGTACAACCCAAGATCGATCTGGATTTTGGTGAAGCACTGCGTTCGGTGCTGCGGCAGGATCCGGATGTTATCTTGGTGGGAGAAATTCGCGACCGCACAACCATTGACACGGCACTGCGAGCGGCCCTTACCGGGCACCTGGTGCTGGCTACCTTGCACGCCAACGATGCCCTGTCCACCCCCATCCGGCTGCTCGAGATGGGGGCTGAGCCTTATTTGGTGGGTGCAACCTTACTGGGAGTGGTGGCACAGCGATTGGTTCGCCAGGTCTGTCCCCAGTGTGCTGAGGCCTGCCCGACTCCTACTGAGGCCCGCTTGCTTTGGGGCGAGGCTGCGCCGGTGCATGAATATCGAGGCCAAGGTTGTGCCTATTGTCGCGGCACTGGGTTTTCTGGTCGGATGGGACTTTACGAGATCTATAGCCTGGATCAGGAAGCACGCCACCTGATTGCCTCGGGGGGATCGCTGGCCGAGCTACAGGCGCGGGCAGCCAGCAGCCAGCATAAAGACCTTTGGGCCAAGGCGCTGGTGGCGGTGCGCGATGGGCGCACCACCACCTCCGAGGTTTTGCGAGCCCTGGGCTGGCGGGAGGTGTGA
- a CDS encoding type II secretion system F family protein gives MGLRFTYEATDAEGREIYRGVVEAASLREARTRIRAMGLFPLRLTQAPQRPLRKVPLPELVILTEQLATMVRAGVPLVQALHTLSLQAGSPSLREALRGLRERIEAGQGLARAMEDYPQVFPPLMRHLVAAGELGGSLEVVLQRLAEYLDKSYELQEKTRTALFYPCFVLGVLGVVVAVLLVFVIPVFAQLYRETGVALPGPTQFLLSSSAFFRQNGWWLLLISLLLGYGLRLYWRTPGGAVQMDGWLLRIPLMGSILLKAGLARFARTLATLYAGGIRITEALEASRKVVGNAALAESILRVEQSVQRGEALATGLAREPLFLPLFVRMVLVGEEAGRLEGMLNEIAFHLEREVDYSLKRLSSSIEPVLTLILGGVVLVVALALYLPLFDLSRVIRMR, from the coding sequence ATGGGTCTGCGCTTCACCTACGAGGCCACCGATGCCGAGGGTAGAGAGATCTACCGGGGGGTTGTGGAAGCCGCTTCTTTGCGGGAGGCCCGCACGCGGATACGGGCTATGGGGCTTTTTCCACTGCGCCTTACACAGGCTCCCCAACGACCTTTGCGCAAGGTGCCGTTGCCAGAGCTGGTTATTCTGACCGAACAGCTCGCCACAATGGTGCGGGCCGGGGTGCCGCTTGTGCAGGCCTTGCACACCCTGAGCCTGCAAGCGGGTAGCCCTTCCTTGCGCGAGGCTCTGCGAGGGCTGCGGGAACGGATTGAGGCCGGGCAGGGATTGGCCCGTGCCATGGAGGACTATCCTCAGGTGTTTCCACCCTTGATGCGCCACCTGGTGGCGGCGGGGGAGTTGGGCGGTAGCCTGGAGGTAGTGCTGCAACGCCTGGCGGAGTATCTCGACAAAAGCTATGAACTGCAAGAGAAAACCCGCACCGCTTTGTTTTATCCCTGTTTTGTGCTGGGGGTGCTGGGGGTGGTGGTGGCGGTGCTGCTGGTGTTTGTGATCCCAGTTTTTGCTCAGCTATACCGCGAAACAGGGGTGGCGCTGCCTGGGCCTACCCAGTTTCTACTCAGCAGTTCAGCCTTTTTTCGCCAGAACGGCTGGTGGTTGTTATTGATTAGCCTGCTGCTAGGATACGGGCTGAGGTTGTACTGGCGCACCCCGGGGGGGGCGGTGCAGATGGATGGCTGGTTGTTGCGCATACCCCTAATGGGTTCAATTCTGCTCAAGGCTGGACTGGCCCGCTTTGCCCGTACCCTGGCTACCCTATACGCTGGAGGGATTCGGATTACCGAGGCCCTCGAGGCAAGCCGTAAAGTGGTGGGCAACGCCGCCCTGGCGGAGTCTATTCTCCGGGTAGAGCAATCCGTGCAGCGCGGGGAAGCCTTGGCTACCGGACTGGCCCGTGAGCCCCTTTTCCTCCCTCTTTTTGTCAGAATGGTTTTGGTGGGGGAGGAGGCAGGGCGGCTCGAGGGGATGCTCAACGAAATTGCTTTTCACCTCGAGCGAGAGGTGGACTATAGCCTCAAGCGGCTTTCCAGCAGCATTGAGCCGGTGCTAACCCTCATCCTTGGGGGGGTGGTCTTGGTGGTAGCTTTAGCCCTGTACCTTCCACTATTTGATCTATCTCGTGTAATCAGAATGCGATGA
- a CDS encoding basic amino acid ABC transporter substrate-binding protein codes for MRKGIVVMVLVGLLGVSGALAQSCLANVRANGLTVGTSPDYPPFESLDKNNKIIGFDVDLLNLIGAELGVKVNFIGQSFDGLIPALLTKKIDLIAAGLTITEERKKSVDFTRPYISGPNVIITRKETTGISKLEDLAGKKVAVQIGSAQEKIASGVKGAEVKSYNLYTDAALAVNTRQADALIVHRFVGRAFLKQYPDLKIVAELNQVDTGLALRKECSDLRRAIDAAIEKLEKNGKMDELAAKWFK; via the coding sequence ATGCGCAAAGGGATCGTTGTGATGGTCTTGGTGGGGCTGTTGGGGGTTTCGGGTGCCCTGGCCCAGAGCTGTCTGGCTAATGTGAGGGCCAACGGTTTGACCGTGGGTACCAGCCCCGACTACCCGCCGTTTGAATCGCTCGATAAGAACAATAAAATCATCGGCTTTGATGTGGATCTGCTAAACCTCATCGGGGCTGAGCTGGGCGTTAAGGTCAACTTCATTGGGCAGAGCTTTGATGGTCTAATCCCTGCGCTGCTCACCAAAAAAATCGACCTGATTGCCGCCGGGCTGACCATTACCGAGGAGCGCAAGAAGTCGGTGGATTTCACCCGGCCCTATATCTCCGGCCCCAACGTGATCATCACCCGCAAGGAGACCACCGGGATCAGCAAGCTCGAGGATCTCGCCGGTAAGAAAGTGGCGGTACAGATCGGTAGCGCCCAGGAGAAAATCGCCAGCGGCGTGAAGGGGGCCGAGGTCAAGTCCTACAACCTCTACACCGACGCGGCCCTGGCCGTGAACACCCGCCAGGCCGACGCGCTCATCGTGCACCGCTTTGTCGGCCGGGCCTTTCTCAAGCAGTACCCCGACCTCAAGATCGTGGCTGAGCTCAACCAGGTGGACACCGGGCTGGCCCTGCGCAAAGAGTGCAGCGATCTGCGTCGGGCCATTGACGCGGCCATCGAGAAGCTGGAGAAGAACGGCAAGATGGACGAGCTGGCGGCCAAGTGGTTCAAGTAA
- a CDS encoding amino acid ABC transporter permease → MDFGLIRESLPFLLQGAWVTLRITALSLVFGILLGTLVALARMSPLRWLSGLTLGYIELLRGTPLLVQIFLIFFGIPQLTQQQINEFAAGVIAFSINSSAYVAEILRAGIQSIPKGQREAALSLGFSPTQTLRYIILPQAFTRVIPPLVNEGITLLKNSSLLSAIAVVELTRAGQLISARTFKPFEMYLAVSLIYLTMTLVLSFVARRLERRWQVR, encoded by the coding sequence ATGGATTTTGGTCTGATCCGCGAAAGCCTGCCGTTCTTGCTCCAGGGGGCCTGGGTGACGCTGCGCATCACCGCCCTCTCGCTGGTGTTTGGCATTCTCCTGGGCACCCTGGTGGCGCTGGCCCGCATGTCCCCGCTGCGCTGGCTTTCGGGGCTGACCCTGGGCTACATCGAGCTGCTGCGCGGCACCCCGTTGCTGGTGCAAATTTTCCTGATTTTCTTCGGGATTCCCCAGCTTACCCAGCAGCAGATCAACGAGTTTGCGGCCGGGGTGATTGCCTTCAGCATCAACTCCAGTGCCTACGTGGCCGAAATCCTGCGCGCGGGGATCCAGAGCATCCCCAAGGGGCAGCGGGAGGCGGCGCTTTCCCTGGGCTTCAGCCCCACCCAAACCCTGCGCTACATCATCCTGCCCCAGGCCTTTACCCGGGTGATTCCCCCGCTGGTCAACGAGGGCATCACCCTGCTCAAAAACTCCTCGCTGCTCTCGGCGATTGCGGTGGTGGAGCTGACCCGTGCCGGCCAGCTCATCTCGGCCCGTACCTTCAAACCCTTTGAGATGTACCTGGCGGTCTCGCTGATCTACCTGACTATGACCCTGGTGCTGAGCTTTGTGGCGCGGCGGCTCGAGCGCCGCTGGCAGGTTCGTTAA
- a CDS encoding helix-turn-helix domain-containing protein gives MPRTDPSPSVPIGPRLRAARLAKGLTLEQVAQRSGLDKSFISRLERNATAASVASLLKVCAALDIQPGSLFDPPSTNLVRSGEAPSAHFGGWGVRDFILSRGLRGELMLLRTEIEPGGHGGKEPYSFPSDTDVVTVLEGSLEFTIGETRYTLYPGDSLTFSGKEPHTWRNPGKSRAVVLWVLSPAP, from the coding sequence ATGCCCCGCACCGACCCTTCGCCTTCTGTGCCCATCGGCCCGCGGCTGCGAGCGGCCCGCCTGGCTAAGGGCCTCACCCTGGAGCAGGTGGCCCAGCGCAGCGGGCTGGACAAATCCTTTATCAGCCGCCTCGAGCGCAACGCCACCGCCGCCTCGGTGGCCTCGCTCCTGAAGGTCTGCGCGGCGCTGGACATCCAGCCGGGGTCGCTTTTCGACCCCCCCAGCACCAACCTGGTGCGCTCTGGAGAGGCCCCCAGCGCCCACTTTGGTGGCTGGGGGGTGCGCGACTTCATCCTCTCGCGGGGCCTCCGTGGGGAGCTGATGCTTCTGCGCACCGAGATCGAGCCGGGGGGGCATGGCGGCAAGGAGCCCTACAGCTTTCCCAGCGACACCGACGTGGTCACGGTGCTGGAGGGCAGCCTGGAGTTCACCATTGGCGAGACCCGCTACACCTTATACCCGGGCGATAGCCTGACCTTTTCCGGGAAGGAGCCCCACACCTGGCGCAACCCGGGCAAAAGCCGGGCGGTGGTGCTGTGGGTGCTGAGCCCGGCCCCTTAG
- the speB gene encoding agmatinase, with product MRYQPADSLESPRFAGVRTFMRLPHVRTLENVDFVVLGIPWDDATTHRPGARFGPEGIRRVSIMLRPWNPYWDVKIFDYLSGVDYGDVPVVPGYIEDTYARIEAEFERIARAGVTPIAMGGDHSVTLGELRGLAKVHGPLALVHIDAHLDTLDQYFGRKYNHGTPFRRAVEEGLVDPHRSIQVGIRGSNYGPEDYQGTRDLGYELITMYELQEIGLEATLERIHRRVGPAPCFISIDIDAVDPAYAPGTGTPEVDGFTSREILRLVRGLKGLNFKAADVVEVLPALDPGEITAYLGGNLIYELISLLALRKKEGR from the coding sequence GTGAGATACCAACCCGCCGACTCCCTCGAGTCCCCCCGCTTTGCTGGGGTGCGCACCTTCATGCGCCTGCCCCATGTCCGTACCCTGGAGAACGTTGACTTTGTGGTGCTGGGCATCCCCTGGGACGATGCCACCACCCACCGGCCCGGGGCCCGCTTTGGCCCCGAGGGCATCCGCCGGGTCTCGATCATGCTCAGGCCCTGGAACCCCTACTGGGATGTGAAGATATTCGACTACCTTTCCGGGGTGGACTACGGCGACGTGCCGGTGGTACCGGGCTACATCGAGGACACCTACGCCCGCATCGAGGCGGAGTTCGAGAGGATTGCCCGGGCCGGGGTCACGCCCATCGCCATGGGGGGGGATCACTCCGTCACCCTGGGTGAGCTGCGTGGCCTGGCCAAGGTGCACGGCCCGCTGGCCCTGGTGCACATCGACGCGCACCTGGACACCCTGGACCAGTACTTTGGGCGCAAGTACAACCACGGTACCCCCTTCCGCCGCGCGGTGGAGGAGGGCCTGGTGGATCCGCACCGTTCCATTCAGGTGGGCATCCGCGGCTCCAATTACGGCCCCGAGGATTACCAGGGCACCCGCGACCTGGGCTACGAACTCATCACCATGTACGAGCTGCAGGAGATCGGCCTTGAGGCCACCCTCGAGCGCATCCACCGCCGGGTGGGCCCGGCCCCCTGCTTTATCAGCATCGACATCGACGCGGTGGATCCGGCCTACGCCCCCGGCACCGGCACCCCCGAGGTGGACGGCTTCACCAGCCGGGAGATCCTGAGATTGGTGCGGGGCCTTAAGGGTCTGAACTTCAAGGCCGCCGATGTGGTCGAGGTGCTACCCGCCCTCGACCCCGGGGAGATCACCGCCTACCTGGGGGGCAACCTAATCTACGAACTCATCTCGCTGCTGGCCTTGCGCAAGAAGGAGGGCCGATGA
- a CDS encoding amino acid ABC transporter ATP-binding protein has translation MSEVIIRIRGLNKWFGKLQVLREVNLEVAAGEKVVIVGPSGSGKSTLIRCINRLEDFQQGEVIVDGISLSSARNLEAVRREVGMVFQQFNLFPHMTVLENVALAPQKVRGWPRAKAEQKAVELLERVGIADQAHKHPGQLSGGQQQRVAIARALAMEPKIMLFDEPTSALDPEMVGEVLDVMRDLARGGMTMLVVTHEMGFAKEVADRVVVMDQGQILEQAPPEVIFQNPTHERTRSFLQRVLHH, from the coding sequence ATGAGCGAGGTTATTATCCGGATCCGGGGCCTCAACAAATGGTTCGGTAAGCTGCAGGTGCTGCGGGAGGTGAACCTCGAGGTCGCCGCAGGCGAAAAGGTGGTGATCGTAGGGCCCTCGGGTTCGGGCAAGTCCACCCTGATTCGCTGCATCAACCGGCTGGAGGACTTCCAGCAGGGCGAGGTGATTGTGGACGGCATCTCCCTGAGCTCGGCCCGGAACCTCGAGGCGGTGCGGCGCGAGGTGGGGATGGTCTTCCAGCAGTTCAACCTCTTTCCCCACATGACCGTACTAGAGAACGTGGCCCTGGCCCCGCAAAAGGTGCGCGGCTGGCCCCGGGCCAAAGCCGAGCAGAAGGCGGTGGAGCTGCTGGAGCGGGTGGGCATCGCCGACCAGGCCCACAAACACCCCGGGCAGCTCTCCGGTGGGCAGCAGCAGCGGGTGGCCATCGCCCGGGCCCTGGCCATGGAGCCCAAGATCATGCTCTTCGACGAGCCCACCAGCGCGCTGGATCCCGAGATGGTGGGGGAGGTGCTGGACGTGATGCGCGACCTGGCCCGGGGCGGCATGACCATGCTGGTGGTCACCCACGAGATGGGCTTCGCCAAGGAGGTGGCCGATCGGGTGGTGGTGATGGACCAGGGACAGATCCTTGAGCAGGCCCCGCCCGAGGTGATCTTCCAGAACCCCACCCACGAGCGCACCCGCAGCTTTTTGCAGCGGGTTCTGCACCACTAA